A section of the Ignavibacteriales bacterium genome encodes:
- a CDS encoding glycosyltransferase produces MESKSKLNIDKDTGLISEENTLTDIEINKSSDFSLEEVESMLKDMEGKMMKVFMINGRSKKTNTGILYKLDHISQSISEMSVQLNSDNDSEGDAPKNTESIKKKISGAGKIIQKYLSDFEKIEEMLGKDDEFYLKGDELAEELKNLQLGDELLESYIRVSDKDNSTTPKELHTLLFETFFKHLSYEDSISPVTSTFVVEDNFDTHDKIVRPIMMKPRKINVRAREKKKYSIFNDSNLTEDYELGLRFYKLGFKTSFINYKTEKDFGNSRIATGEYFPNTFKASVKQKSRWIAGIVFQNWKIHGWDGSFKTKYFLARDRKTIFSFFGTTLSYLLLLYLIAYTVTHSLGLNVIPMVVEKNSFLWYMMYVCLFFMFVNIFHRFAFTYNWFGFRYALASIYRLFFDNIVNTFATIRAIKVFKQTKHKVVWDSTEHY; encoded by the coding sequence ATGGAAAGTAAATCTAAATTAAATATTGATAAAGATACTGGTCTTATTTCGGAAGAGAATACTTTGACTGATATTGAAATAAATAAAAGCTCAGACTTTTCACTGGAAGAAGTAGAAAGTATGCTTAAAGATATGGAAGGGAAAATGATGAAGGTCTTTATGATAAATGGGAGGTCTAAGAAAACAAATACAGGAATACTGTATAAACTCGACCATATATCACAATCTATTAGTGAAATGTCCGTACAGCTTAATAGTGATAATGATTCTGAGGGGGATGCTCCTAAGAATACAGAATCTATTAAGAAAAAGATCAGCGGGGCAGGCAAAATAATACAAAAATATTTATCTGATTTTGAAAAGATCGAAGAGATGCTTGGTAAAGACGACGAGTTCTATCTGAAAGGTGATGAGCTGGCTGAGGAGCTTAAGAACTTACAGCTCGGAGATGAATTGCTCGAAAGCTATATAAGAGTGTCGGATAAAGATAATAGCACGACCCCCAAAGAATTGCATACATTATTGTTCGAAACATTTTTTAAGCATTTATCCTATGAAGATTCGATATCGCCCGTAACCAGCACTTTTGTTGTGGAAGATAATTTCGACACCCATGATAAGATAGTAAGACCTATAATGATGAAACCAAGAAAGATCAATGTAAGAGCGCGTGAAAAGAAAAAGTACAGCATTTTTAATGATTCAAATCTGACAGAAGATTATGAGCTGGGATTACGGTTTTATAAGCTGGGTTTTAAGACATCTTTTATTAATTATAAAACCGAAAAAGATTTTGGTAACTCCCGAATAGCAACAGGGGAGTATTTCCCAAATACATTTAAGGCATCCGTAAAACAGAAATCCCGGTGGATTGCCGGTATTGTATTTCAAAACTGGAAAATTCACGGTTGGGACGGATCGTTTAAGACTAAATACTTTCTTGCCAGGGACAGAAAAACCATTTTCAGTTTTTTCGGAACGACTTTGTCATATCTGCTCCTCTTATATCTGATTGCATATACGGTAACTCATTCACTTGGATTAAACGTGATACCGATGGTGGTAGAGAAGAATTCGTTTCTTTGGTATATGATGTATGTCTGCCTGTTTTTTATGTTTGTGAATATTTTTCACAGGTTTGCCTTTACATATAATTGGTTCGGATTCAGATATGCCTTAGCCAGTATATACCGGCTGTTTTTCGATAATATCGTTAACACTTTTGCTACAATAAGAGCAATAAAAGTATTCAAGCAGACAAAACATAAGGTAGTGTGGGATAGCACCGAACATTACTAG
- a CDS encoding glycosyltransferase, with the protein MFEFVLFLFFSVTIVSLFVSGLDDLFMNIMFWFYRGKYKKSLPPFSVINSKPQYPIAIMIGAWREHRVIGRTLRIALKKIKYTNYRIFVAVYPNDLETIRAVREIAKQDHRVIICLNVENGPTTKADNLNNAYSCIKEYEKYYGEFDVILIHDSEDFIHPLSLKLFNYMINYEENYAVQIPVIPIKGKLGKLYHRINCDAFSEIHTKDMIVRQAIGSYVPFAGTGMAFSRKAFYYLESYTKEQDKKVEDLDRLLIDGKKPEKKHPPDRKNNRTPAYDNISIPGWDNKDKVVEDAKYTKKRMYFILLSTVIILTSLFCVIIWELQFS; encoded by the coding sequence ATGTTTGAGTTTGTGTTGTTTTTGTTTTTTTCAGTTACGATAGTTTCACTTTTTGTCAGCGGGCTCGATGATCTGTTTATGAATATTATGTTTTGGTTCTACAGAGGTAAATACAAAAAAAGCCTGCCACCTTTTTCGGTCATAAATTCCAAACCACAGTATCCTATAGCAATAATGATAGGTGCGTGGAGGGAGCATAGAGTGATCGGGAGGACCCTCAGAATTGCATTAAAGAAAATAAAATATACTAACTATCGTATATTTGTAGCCGTTTACCCTAATGATCTGGAAACGATCCGTGCTGTAAGGGAGATCGCAAAACAGGATCACAGGGTGATCATTTGTCTAAATGTGGAGAACGGTCCTACTACCAAAGCCGATAATCTTAATAATGCATATTCATGTATTAAAGAGTATGAAAAGTATTACGGAGAATTTGATGTAATCCTTATTCATGATTCTGAGGATTTTATTCATCCGTTATCACTCAAACTCTTCAATTATATGATCAATTATGAGGAAAACTATGCTGTTCAGATACCTGTTATCCCCATAAAAGGTAAACTGGGAAAGCTGTATCACAGGATAAATTGTGACGCTTTTTCGGAGATTCATACTAAAGATATGATCGTAAGACAGGCAATCGGCTCGTATGTTCCTTTCGCAGGAACAGGGATGGCTTTTTCAAGAAAAGCGTTTTACTATTTGGAATCCTATACTAAGGAGCAGGATAAAAAGGTAGAAGACCTTGATCGGCTTTTAATTGACGGTAAAAAGCCCGAAAAAAAGCATCCGCCTGACAGGAAAAATAATAGAACCCCTGCTTATGATAATATCTCCATACCGGGGTGGGATAATAAGGATAAGGTTGTGGAAGACGCAAAATACACAAAAAAGAGGATGTATTTTATTCTTTTGAGCACGGTAATAATACTTACCTCTCTATTTTGTGTAATTATATGGGAACTTCAGTTTTCGTAA
- a CDS encoding transposase, translating to MVHLPEDFEMNKEQMTVLTRELRKHDKTVLDEINAATNWYSLIKPVNEVLTRAAAGHDVDNEVVLKSMVLQEIYGLGDDIPFEVEVADRKSFQKFLGLKYGDIVPSNETLAQCRNALMQEDLYDKTFDNFFRQLLDAEVIPEQDLILQPERTEAPTIEEGDILPEDTLAEEETIMEFDHEVDEKEEVREEEAIDEEQPSVSVDDMIKEIEDRVKKLHDKKSSDEKPELSAGAESEGVESKSNELVTKLSAIDDSLQKLYKNIEVLNEKQGIKSIDDSVKEELEEKVSDLYEKVEGVEKANEEEKTSAQETIVSSIEDLKSKIDQKLQEAKDKGEQSEVGEKEDLYKKLFDSFYSQLVDADIIKDKVTAEKDEVLEETSVTSELKTTEEVTVEEKVQEEVKEEEKQGASDFVLEGRVEEETGKTIPVVMRPKQKEINLRDKKKYPIFNDANLTEDYELGLRFYKLGFKTSFVNLKTDSRYGNSRIGTGEYFPNSFWASVKQKSRWIAGIVFQNWKIYGWKGSFKTRYFLARDRKTIISFFGTALSFIVFGYFLAYMISKAMGYDFLPTIVQQNTVLWYLMMTSLLFMFTRIFHKFAFTYNWYGFRYAVMSIFRTLVDNVVNFFAIIRAVKVFRQTKDKVVWDSTEHY from the coding sequence ATGGTACATTTACCCGAAGATTTTGAAATGAACAAGGAACAGATGACGGTTCTTACGCGTGAGCTTAGAAAGCACGATAAGACTGTTCTCGACGAGATAAATGCAGCCACAAACTGGTATTCACTTATTAAGCCGGTAAACGAAGTTTTGACAAGGGCAGCAGCCGGACATGACGTTGATAATGAGGTCGTTTTGAAGAGCATGGTTCTCCAGGAGATATACGGTCTTGGCGATGATATTCCTTTTGAAGTCGAAGTAGCTGACAGGAAAAGTTTCCAAAAGTTTCTGGGTTTAAAGTACGGAGATATAGTCCCGTCCAATGAAACTCTCGCCCAGTGCAGGAATGCTCTCATGCAGGAAGATCTTTATGATAAGACTTTCGATAATTTCTTCAGACAGTTGCTGGATGCGGAGGTTATTCCCGAGCAGGATCTTATCTTGCAGCCGGAAAGAACTGAAGCTCCAACGATTGAAGAGGGTGACATTCTTCCCGAAGATACTTTAGCCGAAGAAGAGACTATCATGGAGTTTGATCATGAGGTTGATGAGAAAGAAGAAGTGAGAGAAGAAGAGGCGATTGATGAGGAACAACCTTCTGTATCGGTCGATGATATGATAAAAGAGATAGAGGATAGGGTAAAGAAACTTCATGACAAAAAATCTTCTGACGAAAAACCTGAACTAAGTGCAGGTGCCGAAAGTGAAGGGGTGGAGTCCAAAAGTAATGAGCTGGTCACGAAATTGTCTGCGATAGATGATTCTCTGCAAAAACTTTATAAGAATATTGAAGTACTCAATGAAAAACAGGGCATAAAATCAATTGATGACAGTGTAAAGGAAGAATTGGAAGAGAAGGTATCTGATCTGTATGAAAAAGTTGAAGGAGTAGAGAAAGCAAATGAAGAAGAAAAGACTTCCGCGCAGGAAACGATTGTTTCTAGTATCGAAGATCTAAAATCAAAGATCGATCAGAAGCTTCAGGAAGCTAAAGATAAAGGTGAACAAAGTGAGGTTGGTGAAAAAGAAGACCTGTATAAGAAACTCTTCGATTCATTTTATAGCCAGTTGGTAGACGCGGATATTATTAAGGATAAGGTTACTGCCGAGAAAGACGAAGTTTTAGAAGAAACCTCAGTAACCTCTGAGCTAAAGACAACTGAGGAAGTAACTGTAGAAGAGAAAGTTCAGGAAGAAGTAAAAGAAGAGGAAAAACAAGGCGCCAGTGATTTCGTTCTCGAAGGAAGAGTTGAAGAAGAAACAGGAAAGACGATCCCGGTTGTAATGAGGCCAAAACAAAAGGAAATTAACCTCAGGGATAAAAAGAAATACCCAATATTTAATGATGCCAACCTGACGGAAGATTATGAACTGGGTCTAAGGTTTTACAAGCTTGGTTTTAAAACTTCTTTTGTAAACTTAAAGACCGACAGCAGATATGGTAATTCCAGGATCGGAACGGGTGAATATTTCCCTAACTCATTCTGGGCATCTGTAAAGCAAAAATCTAGATGGATCGCCGGGATAGTATTTCAGAACTGGAAGATCTACGGATGGAAAGGTTCATTCAAGACAAGATATTTCTTAGCCAGGGACAGGAAAACCATAATTAGCTTCTTCGGAACAGCGTTATCGTTTATAGTATTCGGGTACTTCCTTGCTTATATGATATCAAAAGCAATGGGCTATGATTTTCTGCCGACTATCGTACAGCAAAACACCGTTCTATGGTATTTAATGATGACAAGTTTGCTCTTTATGTTCACAAGGATATTCCACAAATTTGCATTTACCTATAACTGGTATGGTTTTAGGTATGCGGTAATGAGTATATTCCGGACGCTTGTGGATAACGTGGTCAATTTTTTTGCAATAATAAGGGCGGTTAAAGTATTCCGTCAGACTAAAGATAAAGTTGTGTGGGATTCCACAGAGCACTATTGA
- a CDS encoding glycosyltransferase, whose translation MIYEIFHITLWVTVILLLVSGLDDLFMDVMFWFYRRKYKANLPTFSEMDSKPERSIAIMIGAWKEEKVIGRTLTIALKKLRYTNFRIFVAVYPNDLRTVKVVRDMARKDHRVILCLNPQDGPTTKADNLNNSYACIKEYERQFGEFDIILIHDSEDFIHPLSLKLFNYLIMYKGNYGVQIPVIPIKSRLGKMYHRTYCDAFAELHSKDMIVRQSIGSYIPFAGTGMAFNRKAFHYLESKSIEQEKRMQEYYKTHKPESTHAVDDELLRDEQDIKGSQNEDKFKDDPYPQYENIKVPGWDDDEKVIADKKYTSARQYSILLSLLVVLVTIGVFYMINLNIFGETRAEVTETKSEQIIVPAPETLTVPEKTEDNTKVDTDARVIDRIADKDNNVFYQKLDNGKYRIQESLFSSKQSAENRIDYLKSRKILKDNDVAFVYDDEISSKQYFTVCIGEYDSIDNAKNRAEKLNN comes from the coding sequence ATGATATACGAAATTTTCCATATAACACTTTGGGTTACGGTAATTCTTCTGCTGGTAAGCGGACTTGATGATCTTTTTATGGACGTCATGTTCTGGTTCTACAGGAGGAAATACAAAGCTAACCTGCCAACTTTCTCCGAAATGGATTCAAAGCCGGAGAGATCAATTGCGATCATGATAGGCGCATGGAAAGAAGAAAAGGTTATTGGAAGGACGCTCACTATCGCGCTTAAAAAACTGCGCTATACGAATTTCAGGATATTCGTTGCCGTCTATCCAAATGACCTGAGAACGGTAAAGGTTGTAAGAGATATGGCGAGGAAGGACCACAGGGTGATATTATGTCTGAATCCTCAGGACGGTCCTACAACAAAGGCTGATAACCTGAATAATTCTTATGCTTGTATAAAAGAGTATGAAAGACAATTTGGTGAGTTTGATATAATTCTTATACACGATTCAGAAGACTTTATCCATCCGCTGTCACTGAAATTGTTCAATTACCTCATAATGTACAAAGGTAATTATGGTGTACAGATCCCGGTTATTCCTATTAAGAGCAGACTGGGTAAAATGTATCACAGAACATATTGTGATGCTTTTGCCGAACTGCACTCTAAGGATATGATCGTAAGGCAGTCGATCGGTTCATACATACCATTTGCCGGTACGGGAATGGCATTTAATAGGAAGGCATTCCACTATCTCGAATCAAAGAGCATCGAGCAGGAAAAGAGAATGCAGGAATACTATAAAACTCATAAACCGGAATCAACACATGCTGTCGATGACGAGTTGCTGAGAGATGAGCAGGATATAAAAGGATCACAGAACGAAGATAAGTTTAAGGACGATCCTTATCCGCAATATGAAAACATAAAAGTACCGGGTTGGGATGACGACGAGAAAGTTATTGCCGACAAGAAGTATACTTCAGCAAGGCAGTATAGCATATTGCTATCGCTCCTTGTTGTTCTGGTGACTATTGGTGTGTTCTATATGATCAATCTGAACATTTTCGGTGAGACAAGAGCGGAAGTTACGGAAACTAAGAGTGAGCAGATTATCGTTCCTGCTCCCGAGACATTAACTGTGCCCGAGAAAACCGAAGATAATACTAAAGTGGATACAGATGCTAGGGTAATAGACAGAATAGCCGATAAGGATAATAATGTTTTCTATCAAAAGCTTGATAATGGCAAATACAGAATTCAAGAATCACTATTTAGCTCAAAACAAAGCGCAGAAAACAGGATCGATTATTTGAAATCAAGAAAGATATTAAAAGATAACGATGTAGCTTTTGTATATGATGATGAAATATCATCTAAGCAGTATTTTACAGTATGTATCGGTGAATATGATTCGATAGATAATGCTAAGAATAGAGCAGAGAAATTAAACAACTAA
- a CDS encoding tetratricopeptide repeat protein — protein MTKKLTKYTLLLAVLMIFSSQNGYSQSELDEGYDQLNQGNYDAAAEIFEDYLLSNPDDTKIYLQLAYIYKTQNKTEKAIEYFTRVRDYSYNSDEVSSASSELEYLESNKSFEKLNTAYSFLNKGEVDAAIPLFIEHLDQNPNDSKVLLQLGYIYLSKNEFDSSMIYFEKAKNRSTISEDVKVATREIENINNMRNSSGSVSSSKLDSAYSLLNSGRKSDAIRLFEEYASENPKDTKVQLQLAYLYNEQKNYSKAKKYFEYVKANSTNAEEREKAETSLGYLNDFRMSLSPSSADIYFYNYYDTKQENYISNFIGKYQYRLFKNFFTGVYGDVYLDSRSKPGQIYNDRYVEGGGFFHYNFFPSLSFEFRAGYVRLIDKEENKFNFKPILTFADRFGHFPQYKKTGVPSQNFYLDTYASALYDHKYENFYAQAQLREVLRYMIKGYSYFEVYLKQNIQGDSKQIDYNNYGELGGGIAYTFNIRNFPVLFAEAVNRFYFVKNDQGLFPESSFTVKLGFILTYYSPL, from the coding sequence TTGACAAAAAAATTAACAAAATATACATTACTGCTGGCAGTTTTGATGATTTTTTCTTCTCAAAATGGTTACTCACAGAGTGAGCTTGATGAGGGATATGATCAGTTAAACCAGGGGAATTATGATGCTGCGGCAGAGATATTTGAAGATTATCTGTTAAGCAATCCGGACGACACAAAAATTTATCTTCAGCTGGCATACATTTACAAAACTCAGAACAAGACCGAAAAAGCTATCGAGTATTTTACCCGTGTAAGGGATTATTCATATAATAGCGATGAAGTTTCTTCGGCATCCTCAGAACTCGAATATCTTGAGAGTAACAAATCATTTGAAAAATTAAACACTGCATACAGTTTTTTAAATAAAGGGGAGGTCGATGCGGCAATTCCTTTATTCATAGAACACCTCGATCAAAATCCAAATGATTCGAAGGTACTTCTCCAATTAGGATATATATATTTAAGTAAAAATGAGTTTGACTCATCAATGATATATTTTGAGAAGGCAAAGAACAGATCAACTATATCAGAAGATGTCAAGGTAGCTACCAGAGAAATTGAGAATATAAACAATATGAGGAATTCAAGCGGATCGGTTTCGAGCTCCAAGCTTGATTCTGCATATTCCCTTCTTAATTCAGGAAGGAAGAGCGACGCAATAAGATTATTCGAGGAATACGCCAGCGAAAATCCAAAAGATACAAAAGTACAACTACAACTGGCATATCTATATAATGAACAAAAGAACTATTCGAAAGCAAAGAAATATTTTGAATATGTAAAAGCAAATTCTACGAATGCTGAAGAAAGAGAGAAAGCCGAGACTTCACTGGGTTATCTCAATGATTTCAGAATGTCTCTCTCACCTAGCTCGGCAGATATTTATTTCTATAATTATTACGATACAAAGCAAGAAAATTATATTTCCAACTTTATCGGAAAATATCAGTACAGGCTTTTCAAGAACTTCTTCACAGGTGTATACGGTGATGTATATCTTGATAGCAGATCAAAACCCGGTCAGATATACAATGACAGGTATGTAGAGGGTGGTGGTTTCTTCCACTATAATTTCTTTCCGTCACTCAGCTTTGAATTTAGAGCCGGTTACGTAAGGCTTATCGATAAGGAAGAGAACAAATTCAATTTTAAGCCGATCCTGACATTTGCTGATAGGTTTGGACATTTCCCGCAATATAAGAAAACGGGAGTGCCTTCACAGAATTTCTATCTCGATACATATGCATCAGCGCTGTATGACCACAAATATGAAAATTTTTATGCGCAGGCTCAGTTGAGGGAAGTTTTAAGATATATGATAAAGGGTTATTCGTATTTTGAAGTATATCTAAAACAGAATATTCAGGGAGATTCAAAACAGATAGATTATAATAACTACGGCGAACTCGGCGGAGGTATCGCTTACACATTTAATATCAGGAACTTCCCCGTACTATTTGCTGAAGCAGTAAACAGGTTTTATTTTGTAAAGAACGACCAGGGTCTTTTCCCTGAGAGTTCATTCACAGTCAAATTAGGATTTATATTAACTTATTATTCACCCTTATGA
- a CDS encoding ABC transporter substrate-binding protein translates to MRKFIAVIFLSTLFFSCTKTTPESDAKFSIVDDIGVEVSLPEKPKTVVSMAPNVTEAIYALGADSMLAGVTTFCTYPPDAVNKTKVGDYLNPDYEVITSLKPDLVFLNVENRSNPTYQALENLGIKVYVVNIDNFDGVINMINKFGTILDKEKRAKSLTDSLKGVRNTLTEQNSKEKPDAFIIIASNPLMTASGHTFINDILEMSGFNNIYKSEEMEYPNISFEDVIKKDPEYIILPSDTTDMTAINANLEEIRSSLSTTRAVKNNKILVVDANTLFRPGPRLLDGVNLIRSRM, encoded by the coding sequence TTGAGAAAATTTATAGCTGTCATTTTTTTAAGTACCTTATTTTTTTCCTGCACGAAGACAACTCCGGAGTCAGATGCAAAATTTTCGATCGTGGATGATATCGGGGTTGAAGTAAGCCTCCCTGAAAAACCAAAAACGGTTGTTTCGATGGCGCCAAACGTCACTGAGGCAATCTATGCATTAGGCGCGGACTCTATGCTTGCCGGAGTTACGACATTTTGCACATATCCTCCGGATGCCGTCAATAAAACGAAAGTTGGAGATTATCTCAATCCCGATTATGAGGTGATCACATCCTTAAAACCTGATCTGGTATTCTTAAACGTCGAGAATAGATCTAATCCAACATATCAGGCGCTCGAAAATCTCGGCATCAAAGTATATGTAGTGAATATAGATAACTTTGACGGTGTGATAAATATGATAAATAAATTCGGCACCATACTTGATAAAGAAAAAAGAGCAAAATCTTTAACCGACTCACTCAAGGGTGTTAGGAATACTCTTACCGAGCAAAACTCAAAAGAAAAGCCTGATGCATTTATCATAATAGCTTCGAATCCTTTGATGACGGCAAGCGGACATACATTTATAAATGATATATTGGAGATGTCGGGGTTTAATAATATTTACAAAAGCGAAGAAATGGAGTACCCAAATATCAGCTTTGAGGATGTAATAAAGAAGGATCCTGAATATATTATACTACCCTCCGATACGACGGATATGACCGCTATAAATGCTAACCTTGAAGAGATAAGATCGAGCCTGAGCACAACACGGGCTGTAAAAAATAATAAGATCCTGGTGGTAGATGCGAACACGCTTTTCAGACCCGGACCCCGCTTATTGGACGGTGTTAATCTAATACGCTCCAGGATGTAA
- a CDS encoding asparagine synthetase B, with product MLKYILIASAVFLIPFTAFSQAKLLIPMEIGQTDHLKAYGIAYRHLLAGKELDWLLNFRAGSFMFDYSPAVEEECKNNGVSYELIDGTTAARIYAEVQDENNNMDVVRLEKVARIAVYVPPDAPPWDDAVQLALEYAGIPYDKLWDEEVLSGGLKKYDWLHLHHEDFTGQYGKFFASYSTAPWYIAQQKTNEDLAKKLGFAKVSQMKLAVVKELKQYVANGGFLFTMCSATDTYDIALATQYTDIADKIYDGDDYDPDANSKLDYSECLAFENFKIVLNPYQYEYSDIDVTDEALMVGEFNDYFNLIEFSAKFDPVPSMLTQDHTALIKGFLGQTTGFKKEFLKKNITILAMNEGTDMVRYIHGNYGRGTFTFYGGHDPEDYQHIVGEPPTELKDHKNSPGYRLILNNVLFPAAKKKKLKT from the coding sequence ATGTTAAAATATATTCTGATTGCGAGTGCGGTATTTCTAATCCCATTCACTGCCTTTTCCCAGGCAAAACTTCTGATCCCAATGGAAATAGGTCAAACTGACCATTTGAAAGCTTACGGAATTGCTTACAGGCATCTACTTGCCGGTAAGGAGCTGGATTGGTTACTGAATTTCCGTGCCGGATCATTTATGTTCGACTATTCACCTGCCGTAGAGGAGGAATGCAAAAATAACGGTGTATCGTACGAACTAATAGATGGAACAACCGCGGCAAGGATATATGCGGAAGTTCAGGATGAAAACAATAACATGGATGTAGTACGGCTGGAGAAAGTTGCACGGATAGCAGTGTATGTTCCGCCGGATGCTCCACCATGGGATGATGCGGTACAGCTTGCTCTGGAATATGCAGGTATACCTTATGACAAATTATGGGATGAGGAAGTCTTAAGCGGAGGGTTAAAAAAATATGACTGGCTTCACCTTCACCACGAAGATTTTACGGGACAGTATGGAAAGTTCTTCGCTTCATACAGTACTGCCCCATGGTATATTGCCCAGCAAAAAACGAACGAAGATCTTGCTAAGAAGCTGGGGTTTGCCAAGGTATCACAGATGAAACTTGCTGTCGTAAAAGAGCTTAAGCAGTATGTAGCTAATGGCGGGTTTCTTTTCACTATGTGTTCTGCAACAGATACGTATGATATTGCTTTAGCAACTCAGTATACGGATATAGCCGATAAAATATATGACGGTGATGATTACGATCCCGATGCCAATAGCAAGCTCGATTATTCGGAGTGCCTGGCATTTGAAAATTTTAAGATCGTTCTGAATCCTTATCAATATGAGTATTCCGATATAGACGTTACGGATGAAGCATTAATGGTAGGCGAGTTTAATGATTATTTTAATCTTATAGAGTTTTCGGCTAAGTTTGACCCAGTACCATCGATGCTGACACAGGACCATACTGCCTTAATAAAGGGTTTCCTGGGGCAAACCACAGGGTTTAAAAAGGAATTCCTTAAGAAGAATATCACTATACTTGCTATGAATGAGGGTACGGACATGGTAAGATATATTCACGGTAATTACGGGCGGGGTACGTTTACATTTTATGGCGGACATGATCCGGAAGATTATCAGCATATTGTAGGGGAACCACCGACCGAACTTAAAGACCATAAAAACTCACCGGGATACAGGCTTATACTTAATAACGTTCTATTCCCGGCCGCTAAAAAGAAGAAGCTCAAAACATAA
- the tsaD gene encoding tRNA (adenosine(37)-N6)-threonylcarbamoyltransferase complex transferase subunit TsaD → MNILSIETSCDETSVAVLKDDLVISNVISSQLFHNDFGGVVPEMASRAHTKNIIPVTNEALKQAGISLDQIDLVTATTEPGLIGALLVGMNFGKAVASSLEVPFVPVNHIQAHLYSNFLEEDKPGFPFLSLIVSGGHTILIRVDEYFSHTILGKTIDDAAGEAFDKTAKMLGLGYPGGPIIDKLAKEGDPEFHKFPISRLKGKYDFSFSGIKTSVLYFLREIKFEEKRVDEKEKLTKDICASFQKVVVDTLVNKIKIASQEFSIDNICIAGGVSANSGLKEKLMELKKEGKNIFVPSLKYTTDNAAMIGLAGYYAYTKNSDKEYYTSESFAKNASPRLDYSKF, encoded by the coding sequence ATGAATATTCTCTCAATAGAGACATCCTGTGATGAGACCTCGGTTGCCGTGCTAAAGGACGACCTCGTAATTTCAAACGTCATTTCTTCACAATTGTTTCATAACGATTTTGGCGGTGTTGTGCCGGAAATGGCTTCCCGCGCCCATACAAAGAACATTATTCCTGTTACAAACGAAGCCCTAAAACAGGCAGGAATTTCGCTCGACCAAATAGACCTGGTAACTGCTACAACCGAGCCGGGACTTATCGGGGCATTGTTGGTCGGGATGAATTTTGGTAAGGCAGTTGCCTCTTCTCTTGAAGTACCCTTTGTTCCGGTAAACCACATACAGGCACACTTGTATTCAAACTTTCTGGAAGAAGATAAGCCCGGTTTTCCATTCCTGTCATTAATTGTATCCGGAGGACATACAATTCTAATAAGAGTAGATGAATATTTCTCCCATACAATACTGGGAAAAACTATCGACGATGCTGCCGGTGAAGCATTCGACAAGACTGCGAAAATGCTGGGACTCGGTTACCCGGGAGGACCTATAATAGATAAACTTGCCAAAGAGGGTGATCCGGAGTTTCATAAATTCCCTATCTCGAGATTAAAGGGTAAATATGATTTTTCCTTTTCGGGGATAAAGACTTCGGTGCTTTATTTTCTTAGAGAGATAAAATTTGAGGAGAAAAGAGTTGACGAGAAAGAAAAGCTTACAAAAGACATTTGCGCTTCATTCCAAAAGGTTGTTGTTGATACACTCGTGAATAAAATAAAAATTGCTTCCCAAGAATTTAGTATAGATAATATTTGCATAGCCGGTGGTGTTTCGGCTAATTCAGGTTTGAAAGAAAAACTAATGGAATTAAAAAAAGAGGGCAAAAACATTTTTGTACCCTCTCTAAAATATACCACAGATAATGCCGCTATGATAGGACTAGCAGGCTATTATGCTTATACAAAAAACTCTGATAAAGAATATTATACTTCGGAATCATTCGCAAAGAATGCCTCGCCTCGTTTGGATTATTCCAAATTTTAA